The sequence CTTCcttatgagaaaaaaataaggATAGAGATGTGActataaagaaatatataaattccaCTGTAAAGATAAGTGATGAAGACTAAACAGTATACAATAGaaccaatataaattaataatgttggaattttgaaatgttattaatttatagagatattaatttaccaaaagttttattttttagattttttctatttttgaatatatttatttataaaatataaaatatatttgattttactgtatatacattaataaaattttagaaatttgactttcatattatattacttggtttatatttttatggttcatataACTTATATGTGGTTTTccgatataattttactaaatattatcaaaatatattgacatgttaagaaaaaatagaagaattttcattgtgaatataaaaccaacaatataatgtttaatttgtatttatatgaaatgtatatatagatatattattaatttatgattttaatgggaccaCATATTTACAtaggattttcaaaaaaatattattttattattttatcgatttgtgtcatattttgaaccgACCCAACTCGGGaccaaaacctttttttttatagagattattaatttatcgaatattaatttatagagattctaCTATAGTATATCATGTTTTTCAAATGATATATGAAATTTAATTTGTTGTgcttatattcttttttttatgattatattttcAAGAAATATGAATACAGCAAGGAGAGGATTTATGACAAAGGGAAACAATACGAAGTAAAAATCTCAGAAGCATAATAGTCCGGTTAAGCCAACTTGGATAAGGTTAGTACCGAACCAATTTTGTAAGTAAATataggaaaaaatatatttttttgttggaaaattgtctacataaaaattaatgatatcCTGCAAATTTGAAGTTACTGAAATGAAATTGCCTGCAAATTGTGTGTGTCGTACATGTCCATTAGTTGTCCCTGCAATTGGTTATAGTAAATAGTTTATCTGTTTTATCATCCACCATGAATGACAACTATTTGGACACTTATAAAAAACTGTATCATTTCAAATATGAAACTACTTAAATCGTCATACCTTTCACGTGAAAACACTGGTTCTTGGACAGCATTGGAGAATCTCCTCcgttaattaaacataaaatatcgTAAGCAACATAGTCAATCTACACGTTCTTCTacttcactcagacatatgtaGTTAGAATGTGACTGGACAAGAGACTCATACGAAGCAAGTAGATACAcaattctaaaataaaagatgaaaaaaaactGATTCAACCCGATGAACACATATATCATTAAATCTTGAGattgtgataaaatatatatataactttgacACAATTGATGTTTCTTTCACAAAATACTAAATCATTCATAGTAGTTTGTTTACACAACTTATCCACCCTATATTGCTAATAACATGTTCTTCAgattaaatagtttaaattataattaaaaaaaaaattggaatatatttcagaaaaaaagaaagatacaaAGAACTATACATCATTACACAACAAACTAGTTAAATTTTACttacataaaaattaataaaaacatgaaagaaaaataatatattaaaaagtatcaGTGTGAAAAGGGTCTAAAGTATATTTTTCTGGACAGATTTAGTTAGGTGCTCAAAAAGGACATATGTAGTTATAAATTGGGTGAATTAGTGAAATACACATAggcaaattttttttaccaagtAACCATATATTAAAGTGATCTTGAGATGTGACAATTTTGGGGGAATGGGGACTAATTTCTCTTTTCCGTGCATGAtaataaaattaactaattatatacactatactattatttacaaaataaataatatagaacGATAGATTCATAGTAATAacctaacaaaaaatataatatacatattgtATTGCATTTCTATTCTGTAGGTTTATAAACAGTGATAACAATGGTGGAAAAGAAAATTGATGACAGCAAGAAAACAACCAATAGTGGTGATGTTTATGTGTTTTGAGCCAATTGACTCAAAAAAATGTATtatgtttctattttataattttataataaaatagaacGTATAAAAAGTCAATTATTCATCTTCTCTGATCTTTGTATATGGAGGAGAGGAGGatgtttttagatttaattGGTAGATGCATCGGTTCAATGACACTAGCAATAGCAGTGGTTAGGATAACAAATATGTCTCTATATTGATAAATAAGATAAACATTATCAAAATGATatagaaacatattttattatacagtatatattttatatagtgtGCTAAGGCGTGTGTAATAACTCCACAATCTATTGTATACTATATTATAGATTTATCTAGATAAAAATAGTATGGTACATTATGTACAATTACATTTCATCTTCTTTACGTTATTTATACTCACCGACAGAACTACAACTTGTACTTGGTAAAGTCTAACTAGCGACAAAGCAAAATTATTCTTTAAAATCACCATTATTGTTTTCCTTACCATTGGATCTGCGGTACAACTATACTATCTCTGATCTGACCATAtttacatctttttttttctgtaactgcCATATTTAAATCTTCATCACTAGTTTCTTCCTGTCGTGCGCTGTTGCACTCTGCCGAGCACTGTTGTACTCCGCCGAGCACCGCTGTAACCTTAATTTCACATTCACACTCGATCGACATGTTCCTCAGCAAAATCAATTGAACCACACCTTCACAATTATCAtcgatttcatttttttctttattttatgaATTAGTTCACTTTTTTGTATGTTCAACTACGatcttaaacactaaatttCACCactgatatttttttgtctGTGTTTGTACAaagatataatatattatagCACACAAGTTGATATGGTTAGTTTTTGTAATAATTTCTTAAGGTCATATGCTCTAATTTTCCTAATAAATTTTGAAgggtaaaagaaaatttaatcaAGCTGAAAATGTGCTAACACGTAGAAATGTTTACAAATGTTAAAAGGTTTTTTAACAtattgatccaaaaaaaaaagatgggtGTCGGTGTAAATAGAAGATCTCGAGACTATTTTTCCTCACTATAAAACCCCACTAGTCCACCTCTTAATCACAAGTCCACTAgaggagacagagagagagagaaagcatGGCGAGATTCACGGTGTTGATTGCGGCAGCAGTACTTGCTTTTCTAGTGGCAGCGCCGGTGCCGGAAGTGACGGCGAAGAAGTATTTAGTTGGCGACAAAAAGTTTTGGAATCCAGACATCAACTATGACACCTGGGTTCAGGGAAAGCATTTCTACCTTGGAGATTGGCTCTGTATGCTCTCTCTCACCCTCTCCTCTTCTCTACATTTTTATACTCTCTGATCTTGTTACATTAGATCTGATTTTGCAATGGTTATCTCTTTAAATCCGGttatattttcaaaagtttCAACTTTTACTACTATAACGTATTTCATGTCCGAGTTTCTACTAATTTTAGTTACTTCTTTTCATAAATGTTTCCTTATTTATTCAGATCTGGTAAGAACACACTATTAAGCTTGTCTGAATACAATCTTTTCGAGGTGAAATCTTGGATGTTATTACAACAAAAGAACGGAACTTGTAACTAATCAAGAATATTGTTATATGGTCTCTTGTCAGATTTCGTGTACTACAGAGACCAACACAACATTCTTGAAGTAAACAAGACCGACTACGAAAGATGCATCTCCGACCATCCTATCCGAAACTATACACGTGGAGCTGGGAGAGACATTGTCCCTCTCAATGTCACCAAACAGTACTATCTACTTGACGGAAGGGGTGGTTGTTTTAAAGGCATGAAGCTCACTGTTACAGTCGAGAAGCTTCCCCCTCCACCCAAATCTGCCCCTGTCAAGCATTAGATCTGTTTCCATTACAAGAGTTTCAAAGCATCAGCTGGTTGTTATCCTcttttgttgtgatattcattttCCATGAATGATCTTGTTTCATTAAAATGTCGTCTTGTTTCATAAGACCTAAATTTTAAACGCCTAAAAATATGGATATACCATATAACAAAATGATTTCACTGTTAAACACATATGGGAAGAGTGAATATGAAATCAAaccttgttgttgttgtcctaGTCTTGGCTAGATCTTTATAAAAGGCTTTGCCATTATATTTTCCAAGGCATGGGGATATATAGTAAACTGGGATCAATCATTTTGACCTATGAGTATTTTCAGTATATGTGGGTTGTTGATGCAAAGATGATGGCTTCAttatctacaaattaaaaatttctcAATCTTCATTTTGAGGTCGATTTGGTGGGCCGGGATGGTCGAATTATCTTTCTATTTTCAAGCATATGATGATGACATTGATGCTCGCAGCACCATAATCCCGAGAAAATGATGAATTGATGATGATACTGTTGCTCACAACTCCATAGTTCTTAGCATATGATGGTATTGTTGCTCACAAGCGATTAGTGCATAGACCATAATTCAACAAGCTCTACCCCAGACTTAGCTCCACCGTTCGAAAGTGTTATAGATTTGTCCTTGACAACCCGAAAGatcaataaaatagattaatgtTCTTTTAACTCTTcgcactatttttttttcaaaaaaaaaaaaaaactcttcgcACTAACCACAGTAAAAAATAAGTGATTTCTTGACTCTTCAAGCAATTCCAAGAGAATATACCGAAGTTTGATTTTGCTGAGTGTTGGATTCCTATCAAGAATGAA is a genomic window of Brassica napus cultivar Da-Ae chromosome A2, Da-Ae, whole genome shotgun sequence containing:
- the LOC106406890 gene encoding lamin-like protein, with translation MARFTVLIAAAVLAFLVAAPVPEVTAKKYLVGDKKFWNPDINYDTWVQGKHFYLGDWLYFVYYRDQHNILEVNKTDYERCISDHPIRNYTRGAGRDIVPLNVTKQYYLLDGRGGCFKGMKLTVTVEKLPPPPKSAPVKH